From Thermodesulfobacteriota bacterium, a single genomic window includes:
- a CDS encoding glycine cleavage system protein H, producing MSEGKCPFLEVKTVTFCKAFPVKMIPLDRALSSKGVCNTCSYTDCSLYQERSRPKVAVEQVRGFRYRSDYHIHPKHIWVFPSGETHHRVRVGIDDFAQKLIGKIDRVSLPSEGSVVKENAVTFLIHSGARTVRMVSPSNGIVAEVNPRLASDPSLINRDPFQEGWVYSMEAQADALKGLFHGNSIQQWLSWEVERLQRSFATELGMTATDGGDALADIGGKLTDTQWERIANLFIG from the coding sequence ATGAGCGAGGGAAAGTGTCCATTCCTGGAAGTCAAGACGGTCACCTTCTGCAAGGCGTTCCCGGTGAAGATGATCCCGCTGGACCGCGCCCTGTCGTCGAAGGGGGTATGCAACACCTGCAGCTACACGGATTGCTCCCTGTACCAGGAAAGGAGCCGGCCGAAGGTGGCGGTCGAGCAGGTAAGGGGCTTCCGTTACCGCTCCGACTACCATATCCACCCGAAACATATCTGGGTCTTTCCCTCCGGGGAGACCCACCACCGCGTGAGGGTCGGGATCGACGATTTCGCGCAGAAGCTGATCGGGAAGATCGACCGGGTCTCCCTGCCGTCGGAAGGATCGGTCGTCAAGGAGAACGCCGTCACCTTCCTGATCCACTCCGGCGCGCGGACGGTCCGCATGGTGTCTCCTTCCAACGGGATCGTGGCGGAAGTGAATCCCCGCCTCGCATCCGACCCGTCCCTGATCAACCGGGACCCGTTCCAGGAGGGGTGGGTCTACTCGATGGAAGCGCAGGCCGACGCATTGAAGGGGCTGTTCCACGGGAACAGCATCCAGCAGTGGCTCTCCTGGGAGGTCGAGCGGCTCCAACGCTCCTTCGCGACGGAGCTGGGGATGACCGCCACCGACGGGGGCGACGCCCTGGCCGACATCGGCGGGAAGCTGACGGACACGCAGTGGGAAAGGATCGCGAACCTGTTCATCGGCTGA
- a CDS encoding 4Fe-4S dicluster domain-containing protein, giving the protein MNPSRRQFLKWAGLASGGLCAAKAAASTQLAAPGGKQAQAPTEFYGLLLDTTKCIGCRACEEACNQQNKLPEPKESFSTEGVFERKRDTTPEAFLVINRFEDEKTKDKPIFVRKQCMHCTQPSCASACLCKAMVKTPEGPTVYHKDRCMGCRYCMISCPFDIPRFDYNDPTPYVMKCIGCPDLVAKGEPTACAQACPEGATLFGKRRDLIEEAKRRIYQNPDRYYPHIYGEHEVGGTGYMYLSAVPMEKFGYRNDLGTRPYPELTSGFLSSVPLVDILWPAVLFGFNYLVTGKEEGHGKEDGHGN; this is encoded by the coding sequence ATGAATCCGTCTCGAAGGCAATTCCTGAAGTGGGCCGGGTTGGCGAGCGGCGGCCTCTGCGCCGCGAAGGCGGCCGCATCCACGCAGTTGGCGGCGCCGGGGGGCAAGCAGGCGCAGGCGCCGACCGAGTTCTACGGACTGTTGCTGGACACGACGAAGTGCATCGGCTGCCGCGCGTGCGAGGAGGCGTGCAACCAGCAGAACAAGCTGCCGGAGCCGAAGGAATCCTTCTCGACCGAAGGCGTGTTCGAGAGGAAGCGCGACACCACGCCGGAAGCGTTCCTCGTCATCAACCGGTTCGAGGACGAGAAGACCAAGGACAAGCCGATCTTCGTCCGGAAGCAGTGCATGCACTGCACGCAGCCTTCCTGCGCTTCCGCGTGCCTCTGCAAGGCGATGGTGAAAACGCCGGAAGGGCCGACCGTCTACCACAAGGACCGCTGCATGGGATGCCGGTACTGCATGATTTCCTGTCCCTTCGACATCCCCCGGTTCGACTACAACGACCCGACTCCGTACGTGATGAAATGCATCGGATGCCCGGATCTCGTGGCGAAGGGCGAGCCGACCGCGTGCGCCCAGGCATGCCCCGAGGGAGCCACGCTGTTCGGCAAGCGGAGGGACCTGATCGAGGAGGCGAAGCGAAGGATCTACCAGAACCCCGACCGTTATTATCCCCATATCTACGGGGAGCACGAGGTCGGCGGTACGGGCTACATGTACCTGTCCGCCGTCCCCATGGAGAAATTCGGCTACCGGAACGACCTGGGAACGAGGCCGTACCCCGAACTGACCTCGGGGTTCCTGTCGTCCGTCCCCCTGGTGGACATCCTCTGGCCGGCGGTGCTGTTCGGATTCAATTACCTCGTCACCGGGAAAGAGGAAGGTCACGGGAAGGAGGACGGACATGGGAACTGA
- the nrfD gene encoding NrfD/PsrC family molybdoenzyme membrane anchor subunit, protein MGTESKTAVVGSGGSAPDTGTLKGCFKFFLAELKPKGPVITPFNVITGIIIVVGLALIVLRFWKGLGAITNLSQEYPWGIWIGFDVVTGVAFAGGAYVLCFAVHILKVEKYEPIVRATVLNGFLAYVFYSGALLLDLGRPWNVVNPIIGNGYGYGSVLFLVAWHFLLYTICLFLETAPAVAEWLNWPRVRRILMISNAAVVILGVTLSTLHQAGLGALFLSAPSKIHPLWYSSNIPVLFFVSSMFAGFSMIIIESRFTHKIFSSRVEPGHEAAYDNIILGLGKGSASVMAAYLFLKGIDLIHGHQWGMLFSGMGLWYLFEVVGCTAVPMVLYVVAVRNRNVKLVQATAFLTALGVILNRLNISVIAFKWYEAVRYYPSWQEVWVTLAVISMELWVFRWVINRMPILGEHPEYRTARHENKAEVARWTVSAS, encoded by the coding sequence ATGGGAACTGAATCGAAAACGGCGGTCGTCGGAAGCGGAGGGAGCGCGCCCGACACCGGGACGCTGAAGGGGTGCTTCAAGTTCTTCCTGGCGGAATTGAAGCCCAAGGGGCCGGTGATCACGCCGTTCAACGTCATCACCGGCATCATCATCGTCGTCGGGCTCGCCCTCATCGTCCTCCGGTTCTGGAAAGGGCTGGGCGCGATCACGAACCTCAGCCAGGAATATCCCTGGGGCATCTGGATCGGGTTCGACGTCGTGACCGGAGTGGCCTTCGCGGGCGGGGCGTACGTGCTGTGCTTCGCCGTGCACATCCTGAAGGTCGAGAAGTACGAGCCCATCGTGCGGGCGACCGTGCTGAACGGGTTCCTCGCGTACGTCTTCTACAGCGGGGCGCTGCTGCTCGACCTGGGGCGCCCGTGGAACGTGGTCAATCCCATCATCGGCAACGGCTACGGGTACGGATCGGTGCTCTTCCTCGTCGCCTGGCACTTCCTCCTGTATACGATCTGCCTGTTCCTGGAGACCGCGCCCGCGGTGGCGGAATGGCTGAACTGGCCCCGGGTCCGCCGGATCCTCATGATTTCGAACGCCGCCGTGGTGATCCTGGGCGTCACGCTGTCGACGCTGCACCAGGCCGGCCTGGGCGCGCTGTTCCTCTCGGCCCCCTCCAAGATCCATCCGCTCTGGTATTCCAGCAACATCCCGGTCCTGTTCTTCGTCTCGAGCATGTTCGCCGGGTTCTCCATGATCATCATCGAAAGCCGGTTCACCCATAAGATCTTCTCGAGCCGCGTGGAGCCCGGGCACGAGGCGGCTTACGACAACATCATCCTCGGCCTCGGGAAAGGTTCCGCCAGTGTGATGGCCGCGTACCTGTTCCTCAAGGGGATCGACCTGATCCACGGGCACCAGTGGGGGATGCTGTTCTCCGGAATGGGCCTCTGGTACCTGTTCGAGGTCGTGGGCTGCACCGCGGTTCCGATGGTCCTCTACGTCGTGGCGGTCAGGAACCGGAACGTGAAGCTCGTCCAGGCGACCGCCTTCCTGACGGCGCTCGGCGTGATCCTGAACCGGTTGAACATCTCGGTGATCGCCTTCAAGTGGTACGAGGCGGTGCGGTATTACCCCTCCTGGCAGGAAGTGTGGGTGACGCTGGCGGTCATCAGCATGGAGCTCTGGGTGTTCCGGTGGGTCATCAACCGGATGCCGATCCTCGGCGAGCACCCCGAATACAGGACGGCGCGGCACGAAAATAAAGCGGAGGTGGCGAGATGGACGGTTTCAGCTTCTTAG
- a CDS encoding glycine cleavage system protein H — MDGFSFLDIYATKGIEYLVAAVFFIGFLVLQYRVMRPAPGKPETLPAGQGGHLGTFRVPDGYSFHQGHGWMKAEGAPGGKSGLVRVGMTDFAQKLVGTVDAVELPPVGSRVEQGKTAWSLKIDAAAVPMLSPVSGVVTAVNDKVLRSPEILKRDPYAEGWLFRVESDRLSCDGRHLLSGKVARSWMEDSLRNLFPAEDAALGPVMQDGGLPVDGFAKALGGERWRGLAMTHLRVDGEEFPR; from the coding sequence ATGGACGGTTTCAGCTTCTTAGATATCTACGCGACCAAGGGGATCGAGTACCTGGTCGCCGCGGTATTCTTCATCGGGTTCCTCGTGCTCCAGTACCGCGTGATGCGGCCCGCTCCAGGGAAGCCGGAAACGCTGCCGGCAGGGCAGGGGGGCCACCTGGGCACGTTCCGCGTGCCGGACGGCTACAGCTTCCACCAGGGGCACGGCTGGATGAAGGCGGAAGGGGCGCCGGGCGGGAAGAGCGGCCTGGTCCGGGTCGGGATGACAGACTTCGCGCAGAAGCTCGTGGGGACGGTGGACGCCGTCGAACTGCCGCCCGTCGGCTCCCGCGTCGAGCAGGGGAAGACGGCGTGGAGCCTCAAGATCGATGCCGCCGCCGTTCCGATGCTGTCGCCCGTGAGCGGCGTGGTCACGGCGGTGAACGACAAGGTCCTCCGCTCCCCGGAGATCCTGAAACGGGACCCGTACGCGGAAGGGTGGCTGTTCCGGGTGGAGTCCGATCGGCTCTCCTGCGACGGCAGGCATCTCCTGTCGGGGAAGGTCGCGAGGAGCTGGATGGAAGACTCCCTGAGGAACCTCTTCCCGGCGGAGGACGCCGCGCTGGGCCCGGTCATGCAGGACGGCGGCCTTCCCGTCGACGGGTTCGCGAAGGCCCTGGGAGGGGAGCGGTGGCGGGGGCTCGCCATGACGCACCTGCGCGTCGACGGAGAGGAGTTCCCCCGCTGA
- a CDS encoding glycine cleavage system protein H, giving the protein MPAPERSSGAGAGEGCGWKAEVIGMGGFTFVDIYATKGIEYLIAAVFFVGFLVLQYFLMRPPPRKTETLPQGQGRHLGTFRVPDGYSFHQGHGWMKAEGAPGGKSGPVRVGMTDFAQKLVGTVDAVELPPVGSRVEQGKAGWSLKVDAAVVPMLSPVSGVVTAVNDKVLRSPEILKRDPYAEGWLFRVESDRLSCDGRHLLSGKVAVSWMEDSLRKLFPAEDAALGPVMQDGGLPVDGFAKALGGKRWRELAMTHLRVDDEDLA; this is encoded by the coding sequence GTGCCGGCGCCGGAGCGGTCTTCCGGCGCCGGCGCGGGGGAAGGGTGCGGATGGAAAGCGGAGGTGATCGGGATGGGCGGTTTCACCTTCGTCGACATCTACGCGACCAAGGGGATCGAGTATCTGATCGCCGCGGTCTTTTTCGTCGGATTCCTCGTCTTGCAGTACTTCCTGATGCGTCCCCCTCCGCGGAAGACGGAAACCCTGCCGCAGGGTCAGGGACGCCACCTCGGCACGTTCCGCGTGCCGGACGGCTACAGCTTCCATCAGGGGCACGGCTGGATGAAGGCGGAAGGGGCGCCGGGCGGGAAGAGCGGCCCGGTCCGCGTCGGGATGACCGACTTCGCGCAGAAGCTCGTGGGGACGGTGGACGCCGTCGAGCTGCCGCCCGTCGGCTCCCGCGTCGAGCAGGGGAAGGCGGGGTGGAGCCTCAAGGTCGATGCCGCCGTCGTCCCGATGCTGTCGCCCGTGAGCGGCGTGGTCACGGCGGTGAACGACAAGGTCCTCCGCTCCCCGGAGATCCTGAAACGGGACCCGTACGCGGAAGGGTGGCTGTTCCGGGTGGAGTCCGACCGCCTCTCCTGCGACGGCAGGCATCTCCTGTCGGGGAAGGTCGCGGTGTCCTGGATGGAAGACTCCCTGAGGAAGCTGTTCCCGGCGGAGGACGCCGCGCTGGGCCCCGTCATGCAGGACGGCGGCCTTCCCGTCGACGGGTTCGCGAAGGCCCTGGGAGGGAAACGGTGGCGGGAACTCGCCATGACGCACCTGCGGGTCGACGATGAGGATCTTGCCTGA
- a CDS encoding CBS domain-containing protein, translating into MGGALVWAAAALALSSLGMAATGVRSSLLILGEEGLSEAAERGNETAAEILEKTRDPSLRFPFSLWAAAALLKIASAVAAGYAAAAAWIGAGGLRGLGLAAAWTASYLLFVFLMENIATRRGLVHPEAVLRGGAATLRILRLSALPAAAVEGAGRFFFPGKFSPEALMDIRFGSEEGILTVIEEGAEHGTIGPTEERMIEGILRFGDRTVSEEMTPRSRVVFLRQGAPLSEVRRIVGETSFSRYPVLAVNGEEVVGVLPARSLFLAGEDLPWERLLEKPVYVPESMNMGGLFRRFERAPSHMAIVIDEHGMLCGVITVDDLLEKILGNIAGGEPPAEVPVREKDGALTVPASIPVRELRDDYGIDIPLSPVYETAGGFALDCLQDIPEGRVTFRAHGYRITVIETEGHSIRRLRFEKVPSTGK; encoded by the coding sequence ATGGGTGGCGCTCTGGTATGGGCCGCGGCCGCGCTGGCGTTGTCCTCGCTCGGAATGGCGGCCACGGGGGTCCGTTCCTCCCTCCTGATCCTGGGGGAGGAGGGGCTTTCGGAAGCGGCGGAACGGGGAAACGAAACCGCGGCGGAGATCCTCGAAAAGACGAGGGACCCCTCGCTGCGGTTCCCGTTTTCCCTGTGGGCGGCCGCCGCGCTACTGAAGATCGCCTCCGCCGTTGCGGCGGGATACGCCGCCGCAGCAGCGTGGATCGGCGCGGGAGGGCTCCGCGGCCTGGGGCTCGCGGCGGCCTGGACGGCGTCTTACCTGCTGTTCGTCTTCCTCATGGAGAACATCGCGACCCGGCGGGGACTCGTCCATCCGGAGGCCGTCCTGCGGGGAGGGGCGGCGACGCTGCGCATCCTGCGGCTCTCGGCGCTTCCCGCCGCGGCCGTCGAGGGGGCGGGCCGGTTCTTCTTTCCCGGGAAGTTCTCCCCCGAGGCGCTGATGGATATCCGCTTCGGGTCCGAGGAGGGGATCCTGACCGTCATCGAGGAGGGAGCGGAGCACGGAACGATCGGTCCCACCGAGGAGAGAATGATCGAGGGAATCCTCCGGTTCGGCGACCGGACCGTGTCGGAGGAGATGACGCCGCGGTCCCGGGTCGTGTTCCTGCGACAGGGCGCCCCACTTTCCGAAGTGCGGCGGATCGTGGGGGAAACCTCGTTCTCCCGCTATCCGGTCCTTGCCGTGAACGGGGAGGAGGTGGTCGGGGTCCTTCCGGCGCGCTCGCTCTTCCTGGCGGGAGAGGATCTTCCCTGGGAACGCCTCCTCGAAAAGCCGGTCTACGTTCCGGAGTCGATGAACATGGGGGGGCTGTTCCGCCGGTTCGAGCGCGCGCCCTCCCACATGGCCATCGTGATCGACGAGCACGGAATGCTTTGCGGCGTCATCACCGTGGACGACCTGCTGGAGAAGATCCTCGGGAACATCGCGGGAGGGGAGCCTCCCGCCGAGGTCCCCGTGCGGGAGAAGGACGGGGCGCTGACCGTGCCGGCCTCGATCCCGGTCCGGGAGCTCCGGGACGATTACGGGATCGATATTCCCTTGAGCCCCGTTTACGAGACGGCCGGCGGGTTCGCGCTGGACTGCCTCCAGGACATCCCCGAAGGAAGGGTCACTTTCCGGGCCCACGGGTACCGGATCACGGTGATCGAGACCGAGGGGCACAGCATCCGCAGGCTCCGCTTCGAGAAGGTCCCTTCTACCGGAAAGTGA
- a CDS encoding nitroreductase family protein has translation MDVFTAMKERQSIRKFRKEAVPREQILRMVEAASWAPTAGNAQNFRFIVVHDKETLARMKGIVDEILERMTGKETPQGKPSSHNLFAYAPAAVCVVGMPFESSTDKAVREKDPERYKSRRFQVNPGLQGISAGIAQFLLAAHALGYGACWMTGPLIAKAELESTLLVRHPEELVAVIALGKTDSAPKKPPRKPPEEIVTFR, from the coding sequence ATGGATGTCTTCACGGCGATGAAAGAGCGTCAGAGCATCCGCAAGTTCCGCAAGGAAGCCGTGCCGCGGGAACAGATCCTCCGGATGGTGGAAGCCGCTTCCTGGGCGCCCACGGCCGGGAACGCCCAGAACTTCCGGTTCATCGTCGTGCACGACAAGGAGACGCTCGCCCGCATGAAAGGCATCGTGGACGAGATCCTCGAGCGGATGACGGGAAAGGAAACCCCGCAGGGGAAACCCTCCAGCCACAACCTGTTCGCATACGCCCCGGCCGCCGTCTGCGTCGTGGGGATGCCCTTCGAGTCGTCCACGGACAAGGCGGTCCGCGAGAAGGACCCCGAGCGGTACAAGAGCCGCCGCTTCCAGGTGAACCCGGGGCTGCAGGGGATCTCCGCCGGGATCGCGCAGTTCCTCCTGGCCGCCCACGCGCTGGGGTACGGCGCCTGCTGGATGACCGGTCCCCTGATCGCCAAGGCGGAGCTCGAATCCACGCTCCTCGTCCGGCACCCGGAGGAGCTGGTCGCCGTCATCGCGCTGGGGAAAACGGATTCCGCCCCGAAAAAGCCGCCGCGCAAGCCCCCGGAGGAGATCGTCACTTTCCGGTAG